A stretch of the Rosa rugosa chromosome 5, drRosRugo1.1, whole genome shotgun sequence genome encodes the following:
- the LOC133711128 gene encoding uncharacterized protein LOC133711128, translating into MDRYQRVEKPRAETPVDENEIRITSCTYHIYYIPPSIINDLIGGPHDMASPAYGMHPVGRHPSYFVMVEIGRYLVGRPPSHAPQEASREAICTLYPTSRSVFFNRNTSQGRMRNYITYAMTLLQNKGSNEIVFKAMGRAINKSVTIVELIKIRIVGLHQYTTIGSTDITDTWEPLEEGLLPWCVL; encoded by the exons ATGGATCGGTACCAGAGAGTGGAGAAGCCAAGAGCAGAGACGCCAGTTGATGAGAATGAGATTAGGATTACGAGCTGTACATACCacatatattacataccgccaagcataatcaatgacctcataggtgggccccacgacatggctagccccgcctatggcatgcatccggtaggccgacacccgagctactttgtcatggtggagatcggccggtatctagttgggaggccaccctcccatgctccccaagaggcttcaagagaagcaatatgtacattgtatcccaca tctcgttccgtattcttcaacaGAAACACGAGCCAAGGGAGGATGCGAAACTACATCACTTACGCCATGACTCTGCTTCAG AACAAGGGTTCGAACGAAATTGTTTTCAAGGCTATGGGAAGAGCTATCAACAAGAGTGTGACGATTGTGGAGCTAATTAAG ATAAGAATTGTCGGTCTTCACCAGTATACTACAATTGGATCCACCGACATAACTGATACTTGGGAACCCCTTGAGGAAGGCCTTCTACC CTGGTGCGTGCTCTAG
- the LOC133708894 gene encoding phytosulfokines 3-like codes for MANNIGLSFFLLALLLLSKVEARPMPAAPILPLSDPDFSSSSISITSSSPNEASLSDIDDDDACKGLNSKDCLMRRSMVAHTDYIYTQDISTSTEP; via the exons ATGGCAAATAATATTGGCCTTAGTTTCTTCCTTCTGGCTCTACTTCTACTTTCAAAGGTGGAAGCAAGACCAATGCCTGCAGCTCCCATTTTGCCTCTATCTGATCCagatttttcatcttcttccattTCCATAACATCATCATCACCT AATGAAGCAAGCCTGAGTgatattgatgatgatgatgcttgCAAGGGTTTAAACAGCAAGGACTGTTTGATGAGAAGGTCGATGGTTGCCCACACAGATTACATCTACACACAGGATATCAGCACTAGTACTGAACCTTGA
- the LOC133712801 gene encoding ruBisCO large subunit-binding protein subunit beta, chloroplastic isoform X1, producing MAFSPTPISATALSSTNPTLLPKRPSSPFTTANPIGIPKDLYFNHDGSATKKLLAGVSMVAELVGVTLGPKGRNVVLQNKYGPPKIVNDGETVLKEIELEDSVENVGVKLLRQAGAKTNDLAGDGSTTAVILAHGLITEGVKVTAAGMNPIQIARGIEKTAVALVSELKLMSREIEDHELADVAAVSAGNDYTVGNMIYNALCEVGKKGVITIEKGKSTENTLQIVEGMQFDRGYLSPYFVTDRQKMIVEFQECKLLLVDKKITYPEELFKILDNAVKQKYPIVIVAEGIEKEALTPVIRNKLRGALKAVAIKAPAFGERKSHYLDDIAILTGATVVREEMGMILHKTGPEVLGTATKVVITKDSTLIVTDGSTREAVDKRVSQIQRLVENTKEEFQKKILNERIGRLSGGIAILQVGAQTQVELKDKQLRIEDALNATKAAIEEGVVVGGGCCLLRLSKKVDAIKELLDNEEQKIGAEIFKKALSYPAKLIAKNAGVNGSVVVEKVLSNADMGYGYNAARDCYEDLMKAGIMDPSKVVRCCLEHAASVAKTFLLSDAVVVEIKELNTIPRRRPKPPLPPMPQMPQMPQMPPMSPMPPMSMPTSGGRSFGSKYGR from the exons ATGGCATTTTCTCCAACTCCCATCTCTGCAACTGCACTTTCTTCCACCAACCCAACACTGCTGCCCAAAAGGCCTTCTTCACCTTTTACCACTGCAAATCCAATAGGCATACCCAAAGACCTCTACTTTAACCATGATGGTTCTGCCACAAAGAAGCTTCTG GCAGGGGTGAGCATGGTGGCAGAGCTGGTTGGGGTTACACTGGGTCCAAAGGGAAGGAATGTGGTGCTGCAGAATAAGTATGGACCTCCCAAGATTGTCAATGATGGTGAAACTGTTCTCAAAGAG ATCGAGTTGGAGGACTCTGTGGAGAATGTCGGAGTTAAACTGTTAAGGCAAGCTGGAGCAAAAACAAATGACCTGGCCGGAGATGGTTCCACTACAGCTGTAATTCTTGCTCATGGTTTAATTACTGAAGGTGTGAAG GTTACTGCCGCTGGCATGAATCCCATTCAAATTGCTCGTGGGATTGAGAAGACTGCAGTGGCCCTAGTTTCTGAACTCAAATTGATGTCCAGAGAG ATTGAGGATCATGAACTTGCAGATGTTGCTGCAGTTAGTGCAGGCAATGATTATACAGTGGGGAACATGATTTACAATGCTCTTTGTGAAGTAGGAAAGAAGGGTGTAATTACTATTGAAAAAGGGAAGTCTACGGAAAACACTCTTCAAATTGTAGAAGGAATGCAGTTTGATCGTGGATACTTATCTCCTTACTTTGTCACTGATCGACAAAAAATGATAGTGGAGTTTCAAGAGTGTAAG TTGCTTTTGGTTGACAAAAAAATTACATACCCGGAGGAGCTGTTTAAGATATTGGACAATGCAGTGAAACAGAAGTATCCAATTGTGATAGTTGCCGAGGGGATTGAGAAGGAAGCTTTAACTCCAGTAATAAGAAACAAGCTCAGAGGTGCACTGAAAGCAGTTGCCATTAAGGCGCCTGCCTTCGGTGAACGCAAAAGCCACTACTTAGACGACATTGCCATTTTGACCGGAG CAACAGTAGTAAGAGAAGAGATGGGAATGATTTTACATAAGACTGGCCCGGAGGTATTGGGGACTGCTACTAAGGTTGTGATAACAAAGGACTCTACACTGATAGTTACTGATGGAAGCACTCGAGAAGCTGTTGACAAGAGGGTTTCTCAGATACAAAGGCTTGTTGAG AACACTAAAGAAGAATTTCAAAAGAAGATATTAAATGAAAGAATAGGAAGATTATCAGGGGGGATTGCTATTCTGCAG GTAGGAGCACAAACGCAAGTTGAGTTGAAGGATAAACAACTCAGAATTGAAGATGCTTTGAATGCAACCAAG GCAGCAATTGAGGAAGGTGTTGTAGTTGGTGGTGGCTGCTGCCTTTTGAGGCTCTCTAAAAAGGTGGATGCCATCAAAGAACTTTTGGATAATGAAGAACAGAAG ATTGGAGCGGAAATATTCAAGAAAGCTCTAAGCTATCCTGCAAAACTAATAGCTAAAAATGCAGGTGTAAATGGCAGTGTTGTAGTAGAGAAG GTTCTATCAAATGCTGATATGGGGTACGGATATAATGCTGCAAGAGACTGTTATGAGGACCTAATGAAAGCTGGGATTATGGATCCATCAAAG GTTGTTAGATGTTGTTTGGAGCATGCTGCATCAGTCGCAAAAacttttctgttgtctgatgctGTTGTCGTCGAGATTAAGGAATTGAATACCATCCCAAGAAGAAGGCCAAAACCACCCCTTCCCCCCATGCCCCAAATGCCACAGATGCCACAAATGCCGCCAATGTCACCCATGCCACCAATGTCCATGCCAACCTCAG GTGGTCGATCATTTGGTTCCAAGTATGGCAGATGA
- the LOC133712801 gene encoding chaperonin 60 subunit beta 4, chloroplastic isoform X2 — protein MAFSPTPISATALSSTNPTLLPKRPSSPFTTANPIGIPKDLYFNHDGSATKKLLAGVSMVAELVGVTLGPKGRNVVLQNKYGPPKIVNDGETVLKEVTAAGMNPIQIARGIEKTAVALVSELKLMSREIEDHELADVAAVSAGNDYTVGNMIYNALCEVGKKGVITIEKGKSTENTLQIVEGMQFDRGYLSPYFVTDRQKMIVEFQECKLLLVDKKITYPEELFKILDNAVKQKYPIVIVAEGIEKEALTPVIRNKLRGALKAVAIKAPAFGERKSHYLDDIAILTGATVVREEMGMILHKTGPEVLGTATKVVITKDSTLIVTDGSTREAVDKRVSQIQRLVENTKEEFQKKILNERIGRLSGGIAILQVGAQTQVELKDKQLRIEDALNATKAAIEEGVVVGGGCCLLRLSKKVDAIKELLDNEEQKIGAEIFKKALSYPAKLIAKNAGVNGSVVVEKVLSNADMGYGYNAARDCYEDLMKAGIMDPSKVVRCCLEHAASVAKTFLLSDAVVVEIKELNTIPRRRPKPPLPPMPQMPQMPQMPPMSPMPPMSMPTSGGRSFGSKYGR, from the exons ATGGCATTTTCTCCAACTCCCATCTCTGCAACTGCACTTTCTTCCACCAACCCAACACTGCTGCCCAAAAGGCCTTCTTCACCTTTTACCACTGCAAATCCAATAGGCATACCCAAAGACCTCTACTTTAACCATGATGGTTCTGCCACAAAGAAGCTTCTG GCAGGGGTGAGCATGGTGGCAGAGCTGGTTGGGGTTACACTGGGTCCAAAGGGAAGGAATGTGGTGCTGCAGAATAAGTATGGACCTCCCAAGATTGTCAATGATGGTGAAACTGTTCTCAAAGAG GTTACTGCCGCTGGCATGAATCCCATTCAAATTGCTCGTGGGATTGAGAAGACTGCAGTGGCCCTAGTTTCTGAACTCAAATTGATGTCCAGAGAG ATTGAGGATCATGAACTTGCAGATGTTGCTGCAGTTAGTGCAGGCAATGATTATACAGTGGGGAACATGATTTACAATGCTCTTTGTGAAGTAGGAAAGAAGGGTGTAATTACTATTGAAAAAGGGAAGTCTACGGAAAACACTCTTCAAATTGTAGAAGGAATGCAGTTTGATCGTGGATACTTATCTCCTTACTTTGTCACTGATCGACAAAAAATGATAGTGGAGTTTCAAGAGTGTAAG TTGCTTTTGGTTGACAAAAAAATTACATACCCGGAGGAGCTGTTTAAGATATTGGACAATGCAGTGAAACAGAAGTATCCAATTGTGATAGTTGCCGAGGGGATTGAGAAGGAAGCTTTAACTCCAGTAATAAGAAACAAGCTCAGAGGTGCACTGAAAGCAGTTGCCATTAAGGCGCCTGCCTTCGGTGAACGCAAAAGCCACTACTTAGACGACATTGCCATTTTGACCGGAG CAACAGTAGTAAGAGAAGAGATGGGAATGATTTTACATAAGACTGGCCCGGAGGTATTGGGGACTGCTACTAAGGTTGTGATAACAAAGGACTCTACACTGATAGTTACTGATGGAAGCACTCGAGAAGCTGTTGACAAGAGGGTTTCTCAGATACAAAGGCTTGTTGAG AACACTAAAGAAGAATTTCAAAAGAAGATATTAAATGAAAGAATAGGAAGATTATCAGGGGGGATTGCTATTCTGCAG GTAGGAGCACAAACGCAAGTTGAGTTGAAGGATAAACAACTCAGAATTGAAGATGCTTTGAATGCAACCAAG GCAGCAATTGAGGAAGGTGTTGTAGTTGGTGGTGGCTGCTGCCTTTTGAGGCTCTCTAAAAAGGTGGATGCCATCAAAGAACTTTTGGATAATGAAGAACAGAAG ATTGGAGCGGAAATATTCAAGAAAGCTCTAAGCTATCCTGCAAAACTAATAGCTAAAAATGCAGGTGTAAATGGCAGTGTTGTAGTAGAGAAG GTTCTATCAAATGCTGATATGGGGTACGGATATAATGCTGCAAGAGACTGTTATGAGGACCTAATGAAAGCTGGGATTATGGATCCATCAAAG GTTGTTAGATGTTGTTTGGAGCATGCTGCATCAGTCGCAAAAacttttctgttgtctgatgctGTTGTCGTCGAGATTAAGGAATTGAATACCATCCCAAGAAGAAGGCCAAAACCACCCCTTCCCCCCATGCCCCAAATGCCACAGATGCCACAAATGCCGCCAATGTCACCCATGCCACCAATGTCCATGCCAACCTCAG GTGGTCGATCATTTGGTTCCAAGTATGGCAGATGA
- the LOC133709820 gene encoding uncharacterized protein LOC133709820 — protein MWMMGFSIQGILDLVVAGVSLMIGLSVFAFIASVLCSAAFLYSARGAS, from the coding sequence ATGTGGATGATGGGTTTCAGCATCCAGGGCATTTTGGATTTGGTGGTGGCAGGTGTTTCTCTCATGATTGGTCTGAGCGTCTTCGCTTTCATTGCCTCTGTTCTCTGCTCTGCTGCTTTCTTGTACAGCGCcaggggtgcatcttga